The stretch of DNA CCGGACCGGCGCCGCTCACAGGGCGCCCTTGGTGGACGGCACGCCCTCCACCCGCGGGTCGAGCGCCACGGCCGCGCGCAGCGCCCGTGCGAGCGCCTTGAACTGCGCCTCGACGATGTGGTGCGGGTCCCGGCCGGCCAGCACGCGCACGTGGATGGTCATCGCGGCGTGGTGCGCGATCGACTCGAGCACGTGCGCCGTCAGGGAGCCGGTGAAGTGGCCCCCGATCAGGTGGTACTGCTGCCCGGCAGGCTCGCCGGAGTGCACGAAGTACGGGCGGCCGGACACGTCGACGACCGCCTGGGCCAGCGCCTCGTCGAGCGGCACGGTGGCGTCCCCGAACCGGGCGATGCCGCGCTTGTCGCCCAGCGCCACGCG from Cellulomonas sp. NTE-D12 encodes:
- the hisB gene encoding imidazoleglycerol-phosphate dehydratase HisB, with translation MSGRTARVERSTSESSVVVELDLDGSGRTTIDTGVPFYDHMLTALGKHALLDLTVQSRGDTHIDAHHTVEDTAIVLGEALRVALGDKRGIARFGDATVPLDEALAQAVVDVSGRPYFVHSGEPAGQQYHLIGGHFTGSLTAHVLESIAHHAAMTIHVRVLAGRDPHHIVEAQFKALARALRAAVALDPRVEGVPSTKGAL